In Dama dama isolate Ldn47 chromosome X, ASM3311817v1, whole genome shotgun sequence, one genomic interval encodes:
- the MCTS1 gene encoding malignant T-cell-amplified sequence 1 isoform X2: protein MFKKFDEKENVSNCIQLKTSVIKGIKNQLIEQFPGIEPWLNQIMPKKDPVKIVRCHEHIEILTVNGELLFFRQREGPFYPTLRLLHKYPFILPHQQVDKGAIKFVLSGANIMCPGLTSPGAKLYPAAVDTIVAIMAEGKQHALCVGVMKMSAEDIEKVNKGIGIENIHYLNDGLWHMKTYK from the exons ATGTTCAAGAA atttgatgaaaaagaaaatgtgtccaATTGCATCCAGTTGAAAACCTCAGTTATAAAGGGTATTAAGAATCAATTGATAGAACAATTTCCAGGTATTGAACCATGGCTTAATCAAATCATGCCTAAGAAAGATCCTGTCAAAATAGTGCGATG CCATGAACATATAGAAATCCTTACAGTAAATGGAGAGTTACTATTTTTTAGACAAAGAGAAGGGCCTTTTTATCCAACCCTAAGATTACTTCACAAAT atCCTTTCATCCTGCCACATCAGCAGGTTGACAAAGGAGCCATCAAATTTGTCCTCAGTGGAGCAAATATCATGTGTCCAGGCTTAACTTCTCCTGGAGCTAAACTTTACCCTGCTGCAGTAGATACCATTGTT GCAATCATGGCAGAAGGAAAACAGCATGCTCTGTGTGTTGGAGTCATGAAGATGTCTGCAGAAGATAT TGAGAAAGTCAACAAAGGAATTGGCATTGAAAATATCCATTATTTAAATGATGGGCTGTGGCATATGAAGACATATAAATGA
- the MCTS1 gene encoding malignant T-cell-amplified sequence 1 isoform X1: protein MGKGRFDEKENVSNCIQLKTSVIKGIKNQLIEQFPGIEPWLNQIMPKKDPVKIVRCHEHIEILTVNGELLFFRQREGPFYPTLRLLHKYPFILPHQQVDKGAIKFVLSGANIMCPGLTSPGAKLYPAAVDTIVAIMAEGKQHALCVGVMKMSAEDIEKVNKGIGIENIHYLNDGLWHMKTYK, encoded by the exons ATGGGCAAAGGAAG atttgatgaaaaagaaaatgtgtccaATTGCATCCAGTTGAAAACCTCAGTTATAAAGGGTATTAAGAATCAATTGATAGAACAATTTCCAGGTATTGAACCATGGCTTAATCAAATCATGCCTAAGAAAGATCCTGTCAAAATAGTGCGATG CCATGAACATATAGAAATCCTTACAGTAAATGGAGAGTTACTATTTTTTAGACAAAGAGAAGGGCCTTTTTATCCAACCCTAAGATTACTTCACAAAT atCCTTTCATCCTGCCACATCAGCAGGTTGACAAAGGAGCCATCAAATTTGTCCTCAGTGGAGCAAATATCATGTGTCCAGGCTTAACTTCTCCTGGAGCTAAACTTTACCCTGCTGCAGTAGATACCATTGTT GCAATCATGGCAGAAGGAAAACAGCATGCTCTGTGTGTTGGAGTCATGAAGATGTCTGCAGAAGATAT TGAGAAAGTCAACAAAGGAATTGGCATTGAAAATATCCATTATTTAAATGATGGGCTGTGGCATATGAAGACATATAAATGA